Within Vicia villosa cultivar HV-30 ecotype Madison, WI linkage group LG1, Vvil1.0, whole genome shotgun sequence, the genomic segment ctcTTCTTAATTACATAaatggttttttattttatttatatctttttcattattatatatttacttttatttgttataatttagctttttataataatttttactatttttttttcggGATTTCGATTACTTACCATTCTATTAAtaatattgttattttaatttgaaataattagatgtttaaattcatttaattgttcaattatttaattaattatcgaatttttattaattgatgaaaataaatattagggttaggctttttaatcgaaattttattttttcaccgatttaattaattatgttgaaaaaccaataattaattcattcaattttattcatcttattaaacttagtcaatttATATCCTAATCAGGGTTCgcgagaattagccatacactgaaaaaatatttctttgtgcattttttcagggttagcaacagggtttactccgactatgcgccacaccttttacaaagctaagtcctgactttattttcctttaaatatttatttgccttataaaattattattagggttaaaccctcaaaagtcaatgaactcttttgcactcacttcttttactgtctatttttgccaatttttcagggttaacctcgaaactacctccgactacaaaccatgtcagatcaaatcaaagctaagtctttttcatatttatttaatttccttttgccattttttattaaaatagggttaaCGTTATTAGGCAAAGGAACTATCCATACACTCACccccttttattttgtttttctcttttcccaatttttcagggttagccaaccgccaaagctcaatagtcggtaaccctaaaacttaacCTTGTTTATTTCTCtgcctttaattattattaactgtgtggttagtaatcttagggagtgcaagccttgaactgaattagcatcactaattataagataaaatttctgaattaatcacatgattgttgcacccacgcaccttttttggtaacccctcctgttgcctgctgcctgttgccttgtgttttttgcagaatagccatgtccctcgaatacgaggatacctcagccatgttgcctcgattaatgcaaagatcataagtccctaatgatgctgccttcgatacactaatatgatctcgtccctcggaagttgcctacgaaaggctgaggtatcctctggttgcctaaacgaaaggctattcttatccttcccttagactacctgcctctctatggcatgggaaggtcttatggcgaacgataatgcgacgacccttcaacctccaaataaaaggacttcctaccctcctatggtatggatagccctgaaaggctaaaagaatctttttacaaatatcaaggtaatttgcccttaattgcatgctctggtttaaattcctttttctacccttttcttataaaaattcaataaggttacgctcatttacgagctaaagtccttatttccttcttctacatttctgaaacttttggcttcaaaactaaagagcaaagcaattaagagcccatggataaccatggatgcaaagggtgccttacaccttccctttgcataaattaccccccgaactcatttttttatttaaaaggtttttcctgttcttttagcctttctgataattttggataaaataaaagtcggtggcgactcttgctatctgcgacatttcaataaagtcaattcaccgtattacagatccatatgacaatatccacttggcattgtacttcaattcaagatccacaatcatcaGTTTCATCTGgtctacaattagggtttttgacctaattcacctggacagttgacttttaatcaagacatggattcacaactcaaaacatggctcaagaacttctattacctcaatataatccattcataccattcatttgaggaggagagcttgattcatcacaaaagtctaagatttcacttcatttggaaaaagtcaactgtacaagatcacctttgacttttagggttttaggtcaaaccataacttttaaggatcaaaatcatcaatctatgattattgaagtcatttgaccaagaaaaatcaagaaaatcaatcaagaatcaaaaattcaaagattgacttttcatacttagaaatttttctaacaCTATGTTTGGTTTGATAGAATTAGGGGAGAGAGAGGTTGGGAAGAGAGAGATATGAGAGAGATGgtgtatttcttctgcttggtTATCATAGAAATAGGGAAGAGAGATTAATAAAATGTGGGTCCCACTTGATTTCTATTTCTTCTATAAACAGCGAAGAAAGAGCGAAGAAATAcacaaatcaatttctaattcCATCACTGCCCTTCTTTGCGCGCCAAAATTTACCGCTTTTTCCCATAGCTTATCGTTTTCATCCTTATGCCATGTTCTTCCTCCACTCTTCCTTCAACTATGTTGCTGAAACAACATATTCTTCTTAGTCGCCCTTCTCAAATCCCTAACCTACCACATCAAAACTAGATCTAAAAAGGAAAAACTCACAGGTATGACTCTGATTTTCTTCTCAAATCCCCAACCTTTCTATGTAGTTTTCTATTGTTAAATATAGATGAATCAGATTTTTATGCTTATCACTAGCTTGTTTATATTCAGTTCAGTTGTGTAACATTCTCTACAGTTTATTTGTGTTGTTGCTTTCAAAAACCCATTCAATAAACTTATTTTAGAGATTAGGTTTATAGATAAATCTGATTCTGTAGTTTTGTTGTTCTAAACTTATTTTAGAGATTAGATTTACAAATATTGAACTGTTTGTTTTTGTAAGAAATGGAAacgtttttaattaatttattttatctttgttattgatttttgaagaacaaaattttcattgtaattttatttttattttttatacatgtACTATGTGTTGGAAAATCTATTCAGTTGCTTCTTAGAGCTAAATAAAGGAGCTTTTAGGAGTATCACATGCTTATGGAGGTAATGGAAAATCTAGATAGTGTTGGAGAATTAAGCATTGATGATCAATATGAAATAATAGATGAAGTTGACTTGGATGAAGATGAAATTATTGATGTTGGAATGTctattcaaatgaaaattttaaatcacTCTAAAAAAGAGATGGAAAAGAGGCAACATATTGGTTCTGTTATCATATTATGTCATGTTGTCCATGCATTTCATTTGAATCAAATTTTATCAACATGTCTGCATAGTCGAGTCACTTATTCTCCACAGAGTGAGCGTAGACGTAGTGAGTTAATGAGTTATCTAGTACATACAGAGAAGTGTCACGATATCATACGCATGGGGCCTGGAGCTTTCATGGAATTGTGTCAAAAAATAAGAGGCACTGGTATAGTAAAGGACACTATAAGGTCTACAGTGGAAGAGCGGGTAGCAAAATTCTTACATATTATAGGACATAATGTTAAAACGCGTACTGTGTCATTCTTCTTTTATCGCTCCGGAGAGACAATTTTTCGCCACTTTCACAATGTATTGCATACCATACTTGCATTAGGAGAAGAGTTTTTGATCCAACCATCAGGTACCGATGTACCACCACAAATACTTAACAATAGCAGATTCTATCCATTTTTTAAGGtaatattatattttactttgtttttaaGGAATCGTTATATTCTATTTAGTCATAGTTATATAGAACCTTTGACTCCAACCCATATACAACTAACTAGGCCATATATGAATTAAGGATTGCGTTGGAGCTATAGATGGCACACATATTCGAGTGAAGGTTCCCAGGGCAGAAGCCCCTCGTTTTCGTGGAAGAAAAGACCATCCCACTCAAAATGTATTAGCTGCTTGCAATTTCGATATGAAATTCACATATGTGTTAGCTGGGTGGGAAGGAACGGAATCTGACTCTAGAATATTAAAAGATGCTTTAAGTAAACAAGACCCTTTAATAATTCCCGAAGGTTAGTTAAAATGTTATAATactgttattaaaaaaaattagactgATTTTGACTAAAGATTGAGTAATAATCTTTACAACTAATTTGTAGGAAAGTTCTATCTCGGGGATGCGGGATTTATGCTAAAACGGGGGTTACTAACACCATATAGAGGCGTCCGTTATCACTTGAAAGAGTATTCCACTAGAGGGCCACAAAATCCTCGAGAACTATTCAACCTTCGACATTCTTCACTTCGAAATGTTATTGAGAGAACTTTTGGTGTGTTAAAAAAGAGATTTCCAATTATTGCTAGTGGCACTGAACCCCATTATTCATTTGAAGTTATGATAGACATAGTCTTTGCTTGTTGTATACTACATAACTTTTTAATGGGTGTGGACGTTGATGAAGGTTTGATTGCTGAAGTTGACTGTGAACTGCTTCAAAATGAGATAGATAGATCTCAAACACAACAACGTGATGAGGACTACAGACTAGGTTCACTTTTAAGGGATGCTATTACAACTGAAATGTGGAACCTATATGGAGTTTAATGTAGTTATGTCATATTTATGAAACATTGTAGTTTACTGGTTAATATTATTATAGactataattatatatttgtattGGTTTTTGTTTAGCTGTTTTGTGTGTTGTTATGTGATTTGTATTGTTGTATCTTGTTTCTATTGAAACCAAGTGCATTTATAGGTTGAAAAATGGCAAAGAATAAAGGTCAAAGTGTAGAACATAGACAAGTTAGTAAGGAAATTTTAAGGTGGACAGATGATATGGATCAAAtattgttgaatgctttgatggAAGAAGCAAATAAAGGGAATAGGCATGATGGTGCATGGACAACAGAAGCATACTCTAATGTCGTAGATGCTTTACGGTCTCTCGTTGCTCCAACCATGACAAAGCAACATATAAAAAATAGAATGAAAACTTTGAAAGATCATTTTGCTGAATCACATGATCTATTTGGTAGCCTAAGTGGATTTGCATGGAATCCAATAACAAGGAGGTTCGAGGCCGAGGATGAAGTTTGGCAAGATCTTATACGAGTGAGTATTTTTTTGttcatttaataatttatatacctTTCATTGTATTTCCAACAAAGTATATTATATTCAGTTGCTAACACATGGTATGATTAATAATAGGAAAAACCACATGCTGCAAAGTGGAAAACCATGCAAATTAGGCAATATGATGTTTTGAAGGAGCTTTTTGGCCTCGATCGAGCAGTGGGGAAAAAATCATCTACTAATAGAATGAGACACAATCAACTGGAAAAGGAGAGGGAAaaggaaagagaaaaagaaaaggataATGTTGATTTGAATGACCCTGTTGATGATACTTACATGGAAGACCAGCATACTAGTATATTTGATGAAGTGCGAGAAGAACCCCCAATTGTTGACTCACATAGTCCTCTAGCATATGGGCCATCATCACATCAATCTACAGGGACATCTGGTTCTCGCGGAACGAAACGTAAGGCTCCAATGAATTATTTTATGGAAGCTCAATTGTATAGAATGACAAGTAGCATTGGACTTGTGGCTGATGCTATGAATAACGGTAATAACATTTCTGATCAATTGCATGATGTGGCTAAACAACAAATAGAAATATCTGAACGACAAGTTGCAGCTATTGAAAAGCGCAATGAAATCTTACAAAATAGCAGACCTCGAGTGTATACAGGAGCTGATGTATGGAACATGTTGTCTGAGTTGGATCTGCTTCAGCAATTTCGTTTGAAATGCTATGAAGTTCTTTGCAATGATAACAAAAAAAAGGAGCTGATTTTTGGTGTGCCCCCTGACATCCGCCTACAAGTTCTTTTTCAAATGATGGATGTTCCCTTTTATAACTGATGTTATTTGTTCTCTTTATGTGTGATATATATCTATGGTTCTGTTTTTTGTATTTAGGTAGTTGGCAGTAGATTGTATGATGATTTTGGCTTAGGCTAACTATGATTGCCACTTTAGGTAGTTGGCAGTAGATTGTATGATGATTTTGGGTTAGGCCAACTATGACATTTGATGGCAGTAGATATAAGTTTTTTGATCAACATATGCCATAAATGATATTTTGTATGTAGTTTAAATAATTTATGGAAAATTACATATATTTTGAGAATGCAGGTTTTTTATATAGTAATTGTGATATGTTTTGTTCAATGTATTTGTTTCTTTATTAAAGAGTTAGATTGTTATAGAACTTACAAGCAATCAAACAGGAACTTATTATCATATGAGGGACTGAAGTTGAAAGAACAATCTTAATAAGTTGTCATACTTGCTGGAATATTTCCCCTTAGTTTGTTATTAGCTATATTGATCACTGATGCATAATACAAGTAATTTACCAAAGCTTTGAAGTTATTGAATCTAAGGTCTAAGTAAATTAAGCTTGACATATTTAAGGCTACTAAATGGAAAAAAACTGAAAGTTAGTAgtgttgagatgatgaactgttatatcaaaatataaataaagttCTTTTACAAGTGTTCTTTAAATATTTGCATGGTTGAGATAAATTCCTACCACATGAATAATTTCACAAAAGGTTCCTTAATTCAATTTGTGGGTTTTATGCATCTTTCTAAAAACTCTTAAAACATATTTATTACAAATTTGAATGACTGCTATCAATATGGCTACATTAATTAAGttctatagttttttttttatgatacttggggaagaatgcatgaggaagccTATCTCATTTTGCTTGTCAAATTGGAGAGAGTAGGATTTATCTTGTAATAGATAGTGAAAATTCTTCAAAATTATTGTAACTTATTTGAGTAAAATGTTCTATATCTAATAATTAATTCAATTGAAATGAATCAGCTTCCATCCAAATGGTTAATTGAATGATTgttatttgtattattttgttgctCATATCTCATTTTTCAAAAGACTAAGCAAAATTGTCAAAACTAATTTTATATCATAATATAGATTCATTCATACAGTACATAAAGATACACATTTTGGTTCATATCTCACTTGGAAAGATTAAGCAAAATTGTCAAAAATACTTTTATATCATAACATATTTTCATACAGTACATGAAGAAATTGGAATATATAATGAAAATTGGAGTACAAGATCATGATATAATTTTATATggtgaatcttcatcttcaagaatcATTTTCTCTAACTTCCAACTTCAAACTCAATGTCTTCCACTAGTTTCCTCTAATTTCATCCATATACAATAATCTTTGTAGGAGGTATTGAGTCTTCACACTTCTATACTTCCTGCTAAACTAAATTGACATTTCTACTCTTCAATATCCTGCTAAAACAATTGATCAATATGTATAAAaacaaggttttaaaaaacgATTGTTGTTGCGTAAAGGCTTCCGCGACT encodes:
- the LOC131661892 gene encoding uncharacterized protein LOC131661892, translating into MENLDSVGELSIDDQYEIIDEVDLDEDEIIDVGMSIQMKILNHSKKEMEKRQHIGSVIILCHVVHAFHLNQILSTCLHSRVTYSPQSERRRSELMSYLVHTEKCHDIIRMGPGAFMELCQKIRGTGIVKDTIRSTVEERVAKFLHIIGHNVKTRTVSFFFYRSGETIFRHFHNVLHTILALGEEFLIQPSGTDVPPQILNNSRFYPFFKDCVGAIDGTHIRVKVPRAEAPRFRGRKDHPTQNVLAACNFDMKFTYVLAGWEGTESDSRILKDALSKQDPLIIPEGKFYLGDAGFMLKRGLLTPYRGVRYHLKEYSTRGPQNPRELFNLRHSSLRNVIERTFGVLKKRFPIIASGTEPHYSFEVMIDIVFACCILHNFLMGVDVDEGLIAEVDCELLQNEIDRSQTQQRDEDYRLGSLLRDAITTEMWNLYGV